One genomic segment of Catalinimonas alkaloidigena includes these proteins:
- a CDS encoding SusC/RagA family TonB-linked outer membrane protein, translating to MRIFTQLRCVLTLLAAFCIASVAYAQTTVSGQVTAPEEGSLPGVNVLVQGTSTGTVTDMDGNYSVSVPEGSDVLVFSSIGYVTQEITINGRSTIDVVLEADVQSLSEVVVIGYGTQEKRDVTGAVSSVSSENFNAGVIASPEQLIQGRAAGVQITQASGEPGAGVNIRIRGTSSVRGGNNPLFVVDGVPLAGDDVSGGGTDVGAGSSSARNPLNFLNPNDIASIDILKDASATAIYGSRGANGVVLITTKTGESGKSTLNYSYNVGISNITKKYDLLNADEFVSAYAEINGLSPGDEALETLDLGADTDWQDEILRTAISHNHDLSYSGGNDNGSYRLSLGYTDQEGIVERSGLRRLSARFNGSSTFIDDRLTISTQVTVSDIRDNNVPISDNAGATGDLLGAALKLNPTYPVYQDGELFQRSVTELNPVAFLELSNDYTNTVRALGNVTFDFKIADGLNFKTVLGGDRASSTRKAGYSPDLVVQGIVGQGRAAFEDVSAINTLMENYFTYNNDLSDNLRLDAVLGYSYQRFQRETKFTQAAGFRVTDLDLILNNLASVNYTSGLGGIVGNSTFRVDELQSFFGRVNFDIADKYLLTATVRADGSTRFGSENRYGVFPSFAAAWRLGDEDFIPEAFTDLKLRAGYGVTGNQEFPSNRYTSRQRYSGEDFDVSPTGVTIVPSSRLPVAFENPDLRWESTTQINIGVDWGFFNNRLRGSLDYYNKTTQDLLFVTQSAQPAPTDFVWENLNMDVINEGFEVVVDADPVDTEVFGWSISANASYNDNRIENYDGLVNTGAISGQGLSGAFAQRIANNQPLFAYYLRPFGGFAEDGQTIYPEGDVQQFVGRSPLPKYNVGFTNNFNYQRLDLSIFFNGQFGQYVYNNTENAYFTAGALAGGNNVTQNVVGNGESRVNAPEVSTRFLEDASFVRLQNLTLGYNFNMESVEFLSSLRLYFTGQNLFVITDYSGQDPEVNVNKAIDDVPSFGIDYTAYPRARTFLFGLNVSF from the coding sequence ATGAGAATTTTTACACAGCTTAGGTGTGTCCTAACGCTGCTCGCCGCATTTTGTATAGCCAGCGTGGCGTATGCGCAAACCACAGTATCAGGACAGGTTACTGCGCCTGAAGAAGGATCGCTGCCCGGGGTAAACGTCTTGGTACAGGGAACTTCAACGGGTACAGTTACTGACATGGATGGAAACTATAGCGTTTCGGTACCTGAAGGAAGTGATGTATTGGTGTTTTCTTCCATAGGCTATGTCACCCAGGAAATCACCATCAACGGTCGCTCTACCATTGACGTAGTGCTTGAGGCCGATGTTCAATCCCTTAGCGAAGTAGTAGTAATCGGATATGGTACCCAGGAAAAAAGAGATGTAACAGGTGCTGTATCCTCTGTAAGTTCTGAAAATTTCAATGCAGGGGTAATTGCTTCTCCTGAACAATTAATTCAGGGGCGCGCTGCAGGGGTGCAGATAACCCAGGCCAGTGGAGAACCCGGTGCAGGGGTGAATATCAGAATTCGGGGTACTTCTTCGGTGCGTGGTGGTAACAACCCTCTGTTTGTAGTAGATGGCGTGCCTCTGGCAGGTGATGATGTAAGTGGAGGAGGAACAGATGTAGGTGCCGGTAGTTCTTCTGCCAGAAATCCACTCAACTTTTTGAACCCTAATGACATTGCCAGTATAGATATTCTGAAGGATGCTTCTGCTACGGCTATTTATGGTTCTCGTGGTGCCAATGGAGTTGTACTTATCACCACCAAAACCGGAGAATCTGGAAAAAGTACTTTAAATTATTCCTACAATGTAGGGATCAGCAACATTACCAAAAAGTACGATCTGTTAAATGCTGACGAGTTCGTGTCGGCTTATGCTGAAATCAACGGCCTTTCTCCGGGAGATGAGGCATTAGAAACGCTGGATCTTGGAGCTGATACAGACTGGCAGGATGAAATTTTAAGAACAGCAATCTCACACAATCACGATTTATCTTATAGTGGAGGGAATGACAACGGAAGCTATAGGCTGTCTCTGGGTTATACCGACCAGGAAGGTATTGTAGAAAGAAGTGGACTAAGAAGGCTGTCTGCCCGTTTCAATGGATCAAGTACTTTTATTGATGATCGTCTGACCATAAGTACCCAGGTAACGGTATCGGATATTCGTGATAATAATGTGCCTATTTCTGACAATGCCGGTGCTACCGGGGACCTTTTAGGTGCGGCCTTGAAGCTCAATCCTACTTATCCTGTATATCAGGATGGTGAGCTGTTTCAAAGAAGTGTAACTGAGCTAAATCCTGTTGCATTCTTAGAGCTAAGTAATGATTATACCAATACTGTAAGAGCCTTGGGTAATGTTACCTTTGATTTTAAAATCGCTGACGGACTTAACTTTAAGACTGTTCTAGGAGGTGATCGTGCATCTTCAACCCGTAAGGCCGGCTATTCGCCAGATCTGGTTGTACAAGGTATTGTAGGTCAGGGGCGTGCTGCATTTGAAGATGTCTCCGCCATCAATACACTGATGGAAAACTACTTCACCTATAATAATGACTTATCTGATAACCTGCGGCTAGATGCAGTGCTAGGTTACTCTTATCAACGATTCCAGAGAGAAACTAAGTTTACACAGGCTGCAGGCTTCAGAGTTACAGATCTTGACCTTATTCTCAACAACCTGGCATCAGTGAACTATACATCAGGCTTGGGTGGCATTGTCGGTAACTCTACTTTTAGAGTAGACGAACTTCAGTCATTCTTTGGTCGTGTGAATTTTGACATTGCTGATAAATACCTCTTAACAGCAACAGTAAGAGCAGACGGATCTACCCGCTTTGGTAGTGAAAACAGATACGGAGTCTTTCCTTCTTTTGCTGCTGCATGGAGATTGGGCGACGAAGATTTCATACCTGAGGCATTTACTGACCTGAAATTAAGAGCAGGTTATGGTGTTACCGGTAACCAGGAGTTCCCCAGTAATCGTTACACCAGCCGCCAGCGCTATAGCGGAGAAGATTTTGATGTGTCTCCCACCGGAGTAACAATCGTTCCAAGTAGCAGGCTTCCGGTTGCATTTGAAAACCCGGATTTGAGATGGGAATCTACTACGCAGATCAACATTGGCGTGGACTGGGGTTTTTTCAACAACCGTTTGAGAGGCTCACTTGATTATTATAACAAGACTACTCAGGATCTTCTCTTCGTAACCCAGAGTGCGCAGCCCGCACCTACTGACTTCGTGTGGGAAAATCTGAATATGGATGTGATCAACGAAGGGTTTGAGGTGGTAGTCGATGCTGATCCGGTAGATACTGAAGTTTTTGGCTGGTCAATTTCAGCCAATGCATCATACAATGATAACCGCATAGAAAACTATGATGGTCTGGTAAATACCGGTGCTATCAGTGGTCAGGGGCTATCAGGTGCTTTTGCTCAGCGTATCGCAAATAACCAACCACTATTTGCTTACTATTTACGCCCTTTCGGAGGCTTTGCTGAAGATGGACAAACTATTTATCCTGAAGGTGATGTACAGCAGTTTGTAGGCCGAAGTCCATTGCCCAAATACAATGTGGGCTTCACAAATAATTTCAACTACCAAAGATTGGATTTAAGCATATTCTTTAATGGGCAGTTTGGTCAGTATGTGTATAACAATACCGAAAACGCATATTTCACTGCCGGAGCACTGGCAGGAGGAAATAATGTGACTCAAAATGTGGTCGGGAATGGTGAGTCTAGGGTTAACGCTCCTGAAGTTTCTACCCGTTTCCTGGAAGATGCATCTTTTGTAAGGTTACAAAATTTAACACTAGGGTATAATTTCAACATGGAGAGTGTTGAATTCTTATCTAGTTTAAGACTTTATTTTACCGGACAGAACCTATTTGTAATCACAGACTATAGCGGACAAGACCCGGAAGTGAATGTGAATAAAGCGATAGATGATGTGCCTTCTTTTGGAATTGACTATACCGCTTACCCCAGAGCAAGAACTTTCTTGTTCGGGCTCAATGTCTCATTTTAA